The stretch of DNA GCACCCTGCAAAACCCTAGTCATACCTACTCCGCCTCAGGCAGTTATGCGGTTTCTCTGACCTCTACCAATGCTTTTGGCACCCAGACAAAAACGGTAGCGAACTACGCGCTTGTGTCGTTGCCTTGCCTGCAGTACTGCACCTCAACGGGTCAAAACCAGAATTTCTGGATTACCAATGTGGCGCTAACTACCTCCAACGCCACAGTATTCAGTAATACCTCGGGCGCTGATGCCAGTGGCTACGGGAACTACGTCAGCCAGCAGGTGCCCCTTAAACTAGGCCAGACCTCCACACTGAGCGTTTCGGGGAGCATTAACTTTCAGCGTTATACTTCGGTCTGGATTGACTGGAACCGGGATGGCGTGTTTGCTTCCAGCGAGTTAGTGGCTTCTGCATCTGGCACTAACCCTACTTCCGTTTCTTTAACGGTGCCCAATCAGGCAGCCCTGGTGGGGTTCACTCGTATGCGCATAGTGGCTCGTTTAAATGCCAACCAAGCCACTGCCTGCCTGACCAACCAAGCCAACTCTGAAACCGAAGACTACACGGTAGTTATATCTTCAGCAGTAACGGCCACCGCTGCGGCACAGGCGCTAACAGGCCTAGAAGTATTTCCTAACCCAGCCAGTTCCAACCAAGTGCACCTGCGCCTGCCAGACGCCACAGCTGCCGGCCAGTACACGGTGCATGTAGAGGATGTGGTGGGTGCGCTGGTACTCAAAACTACTGTGCGGCTACAGCCAGCGCAAGACGCGGTATTGGACATACAGAGCTTACCCGCGGGAGTGTACATGGTGCGTCTGCAGGGGCCGGCTGGCCGCACTACTGTGCGCCGCCTTGTACGCCATTAAGCTTTAACCCTTTCTAGCTCCTTCTGAACTTCAATGCTCCTGACGGTTTTGGCCGGCAGCTACAGGCCTACCCTCCATTCGTTTTCTTTAATTTTATGCGTACAGCTTTACTCCGTAGCTGCCTGCTTTTGTTTTTGTGGGTAGTGGCAGGAGCCTTACCCGCTATGGCTACTCACTTATTAGGGGGTGAGATGAGTTACCGGTATCTGGATGCCACTGGCCCGAGCAATGCGCCCTACCGGTACCGGGTAACGGTGCTTATTTACGTGAATGCTGACCCAGCTACCTCTCAGGTGCCCAATGGCCGCCCTTCCATAGATGTGGGCTTTTACAACAAGTCGCAGAGTGGGAATCTTATTTCCCGGGTTTCGCTGCCGCTCAGCAGCAATTCCATTGTCACGCCCACTCAACCCGGCGGGTGCACTACGCCGGGCACTCAGTCGCTGGTAGTGCGGCTGTGCCGGTATGAAGCTACCGTGAACCTGCCCATTTCCTTTGATGGGTACTATGCCGTGTATAGCGACGGCAACCGAAATGCGGGCATTACCAACCTGCTGAACTCAGAACAGTATGCGCAGCAGATTTACGTGGAGATGGCCCCTCCTCTGCTGCCAAACTCCTCTCCTACTTTTTCAGACACCGCTGTAGCTGTAATCTGCCAGGGCGACACCACCCTCCTCGTTAACAACGCTGTTGACCCGGATGGTGACCGACTCATCTACTCCTTTAGCCGGCCCTACGGTGGCACCCAAGCGGGTGGGGGCGCTACGTTGCCCAACATCTTTCAGGGAAACCCGCCTGTTGTGCCTTACAACGCAGGCTACAGCCAAACCAACCCATTTGGTCCCGGCCCGGGCAGCTATGCCTTTTTAAATGCCAGCACTGGCTTGAGCCGCTACGCGGCTCCGCGCTTAGGAGCCTATGTAGTAGCTGTGGAGGTGAAAGAATACCGCACTATCAATGGCAAGGAGGTGCTAATTGGCTCAACCCGCCGCGAGATACAACTGGTTGTGAGAACCTGCCCAGCGAACAATGCCCCTGTGTTTACAGCGGCCCCTCAAACCACGCATGTATACACCGTGCAGGAAGGCCAGCCCGTAAATTTCAACTTATCAGCCACAGACCCCGATGGCAACCCCATCAACCTGAAGGCAACCAGTGTGCTGCTGGATGGTTCTGGCGGCTATGATGCCACCTTTGGGGGCAACCCCGGCACGGTGGTACCGGGCAACCCTACCGGCAGCGCGACCATTCAGGGCACGGGCGGACGCGTAAATGCGCAGTTTGTGTTTAACACGCGCTGCGGCAATGCCCGGACTACCCCTTATGATGTAGTTGTTACAGCCACGGATGTGGCTTGTGGGGCGAAAAGTGTGGCTGATGTCTTTCAGATTTATGTTACGAAAGCAGCTGGCCCAAATCGCATTATCGGCGACACAATTATCTGCGACCGGAGCCAAACATTAATTTATACTGTCGGCGGCCCTGGCGCCTATAGCTACCTATGGTCGATCCGCGGCGGCGCCATCCAGGGGGGTAACACGGGAGCCGCAGTGCAAGTGGTGTGGGGCACAACCGGCGTTGGGCGCTTAGTACTACGTGGGGTATCGGCCTTCGGCTGCACCTCTGATTCTGTAGTCCGAAACATTGACCTGCGGCCTGCCGGAGCGCTGGCTGTATCGCCGGGAGTGAGCGTTTGCCCTGGCAGCGCCACTACCCTCACGGCAACCGGCGGCACCACCTACACCTGGACGGGCGGGGGGCAAACCTTTACAGGGCCCAGCATTACGGTTTCGCCGGCCCAAACCACCACCTACACCGTTACTACTTCCGATGGCGTGTGCACTGCCTCGCGCCAAACTACCGTGACTGTAAACCCTGCGGCCCTGGCTAACACGGGCACAGACCAAACGGCTTGCCCCGGTAGCTCGGTTACCCTGGGTGCCGCAGCGTTGCCGGGCTATACGTATCTATGGAGCCCGGCACCTGGCCTGAGCAGTACTGCATCAGCCCAGCCAGTATTCACTATTCCGGCAACCGCTACGGCCGGACAGGTTTACACGTTTACGCTCACGGCCACTACCGCTCAAGGGTGCTCGGCAACTGGGACGGTACGAGTTACCGTAAACCCACCCGCAATTGCCAACGCCGGCCCAAACGCGGCAGTATGCGACGGGCAGCGCGTAACGCTGGGCACACCGGCACTGCCAGGCTATACGTATCAGTGGAGTTCAGCAAATGGTCTCAGCAGCACCTCAGTGGCGCAACCAGTATTCACGGCTACTAACCGCACGCAGGCTCCTGTAACCTTCACCTTTGTGCTTACGGCCAGCGCCGCTCAAACCTGTGCAGCTACCAGCACCGTAACTGTTACCGTTAATCCGCGCCCCGAGGCAGATAGCATTCAAGGTAGCCAATCAGTGTGTCCTACTATTCAGGGAGTGGCCTACGCCATCAAGAACCCGCGTGCCACGGCTTACCAGTGGCTTGTGACGGGGGGCACTATTGCCAGCGGGCAGGGCAGCAGTGCCATCACCGTTAACTGGGGAGCAGCTACTACAACGGGCTCAGTAAAGGTATTCCGGCTAAATGCCCAAGGTTGCTCCTCCGACACCGTAACGCTGCCCGTACGCGTGAATCAGCAGCTGACTACTCAGAAGCCCACGGGCCCGCTGCAGGTCTGCCAGGGAGATGGCCCCTTCACGTACCAAACCAGCTACACCAACGGCTCAACCTACGCCTGGCAGATACTTGGAGGCACACAGGTGAGCACCAATCAGGCTTCGGTGCTAGTGAACTGGACCCGTACCGGCCTGGTGAAGCTGGTTGTAACGGAGTCGAGCAACCCGGCGGGGGGGCGCTGCTTCGGGCAGAGCGATACATTGTACGTTAATGTGCTGCCTTCGCCCGCTACTACTCTGGCCATTGCTGGCCCCAGCCGCATTTGCGCGGGCAGCGGCACAATCAGCTTCTCGCTGCCGGGTGCGGCTACTTCTACTTATGCCTTTGCGTTGAATGGAGCCGTGCTTACAGGCACGGGCAATACCATAACCCTACCTACTCCGGCGGTTAGCGCTACGCCTTATACCGTAACCATTCGGGAAACGAATGCGAATGGCTGCGTAGGCCAGCCTTGCACTAAAACTTTCCTGGTAGTACCACCCCTAGCCATTACGGGGCCACCCAGCTACTGCCCTGAGGCGCGCACCGGACTGGCCTACGCGGCGACTGCAGTAGTTGGGGGTAATTACCAATGGACGATTACGGGCGGCACCATTACCAGTGGCCAAGGAACCAGCGCCGTGCGGGTTGATATACCAGCGGGCTCAACCAACGCCACCCTTTCCGTGACGGAAACCACCGGTGCCAGCTGCGCCGCAACGCTCACCATTCGGCCAGATAACGCAACGGTAGCCCTTAACTCGGCCTCAGTAGAGTTAGGCGACGACCGCAAGATCACGCTGGCTCTAAACGTGCCCAATACTACCGGCAACGGCAACCGGGTGCAGATTTTGCGCCGCGACGCGGGCAGTACCAGCGCGTATAGCAACGTGGGCAATACCGCTAACACCGCCACCACGTTCACTGATAACGCGGTAGATGCTGATGCCAAAGCCTACCAGTACCGCATTGACCTGGTTAATGCCTGCGGCACCGTGCTCAACAGCCAGGAACATACCACCATCTTGGCTAAAGCCACGGCCACCCAAAGCACGGGCGGCCGCGATGTAGGCGAGGCACAGGTTACCTGGTCGGCTTACCAAGGCTTCAGCGTGAAGGAATACCGCGTACTCCGCTCAGCAGATAATGGCTCCGCCGAACTCATTGCTACTGTACCGGCCACTACGTTACAGTTTGCGTTGCCTTCAAGCACCGTTGGGTTCAACCAGTGCTTCCGGGTGCAGGCCGTTAGTACTGACGCTACACCGCGCACCTCTAACTCCAACGATGCTTGCGTGAACTTCGCTAACCCGCTAGCTTTCTACAACATCATCACGCCCAATGGCGACGGCAAAAACGATGTTCTGACCATCGACAACGTAGCCCTGTATCCCAGCAACACACTCACCATCTTCAACCGCTGGGGTAAAGAAGTGTATTCTGCAACTAACTACCGTAACACATTTGGTGGGCAGGATCAGGGGGCTGGTATGTATTACTATCTGTTCAAACTGCAAGATGGCACTACGTACAAAGGGTGGTTTGAAATAGCCAAGTAAGCCGCAATAACCTACCGGCAGGCGCCGTTCGGCAGTAGCCGGGCGGCGCCTTTTTTATTCTCTACCAGCTGTTGTGTTATCTAGTTTATGCGGGTACCTTTTCTACTATTACTGCTCGTCATTTTACCCTTCGCTGTATTGGCCCAGGCTCGCCTCAATTTGAACTTTGAGCCGGAGGTGAACCGCCATCAGCCCCTACTACTGTGGCTAAGTCGCTACAATGGAACGGGTGCGCAGGAAGCTCAACTACTTAGGGTAGATACGGTAGCTAAAGCGGCTAGTGGTCGGGGCAGCCTGCTTGTTGATGCCAGCCGGTTTGATGAGCCCGTGAATGGGGCTTTTTATACCAGCATCACGCCCGCAGATTCTATGCGAGGCCAAACAGTAACCATCAGCGCCGGCCTGCGCACAGAAGGGTTTACGGGTAAAGCATTCCTATACGCCTACGCCCAATCGGCAACCATCGGAGAAAATGGAGAAAGCCTGGCCAGCAATGATAACTTCAACTCGCCGCCCCCACCAGTTAGCTCTGGATGGCAGCGGGTTCAAATCCAGCTACCCGTTCCAACTGCCACAACAAACCTGCTCTTTGGCCTACGGTTTCAGGGCCAAGGCAAGGTATGGCTCGATGATGTGCGAGTAGAATGGGGCAACGGACAGCGCTACCATGATCAACTCCTACCCGGCACTGAGCCATTGGTGCTTACTGCTGCCGCCCGCCGCCCCAACTGGGATTTTGAGCAACCTAGGCCACTCCTTCCCGATCCACGTTATCTGGCCCTGTCCGACTCCGTAACTCCGGCCCACCACGGCCGCCGCAGTTTGCATCTCAAGCCAACCGCCGGCGCTGTTGCGCCCTATGCCTACCTGGGCCAGGTGCCGCTTGACACGGCACTGCGTGGCAAAACGCTGGTGGTGCAAGGGTACCTCCGTGGGGCAACATCTCCGGTAGCCTCCTTTTATTATACCCTCCTGATTGAGGACAACCGCACGGGCCAGCGCCGCGGTGCACGAAGCTTACTCCGGGAATTACCGCTACACACTGCCGCCGCCGCCCCTGCGGAGTGGAGGGCATTCAGCGTGTCGATACCCATTACCTGGAACCAGGACTTCTCTCAACTGGCGCTTGGGGTACACCTAGGCAACACGGGCGAGCTGTGGGTTGATGACCTGCGCCTACTGATGGATGGCAAGCCTTACACCCCTCCCACCGATGCTGCTGCCGTACCGTTGCCTACTGCCGCGGAGCTGGCTTGGCTCCGGCAGGCGGCCGTGCCTCTGCGCACCGCGGCCCCCGACGGTGGCGACGTAAAAGACCTAGCCGCTTTTGGGGCCCTGACTGGCAAAGCGCAAATTATAGCGCTGGGCGAAGTGACCCATGGCTCTCGGGAAGTAGCTCAGCTTCGGCACCGCCTTACGCGCTACCTGGTTGAGCAACAGGGCGTCAGGAGCCTAATGCTGGAAGCTGATATGGGAGCCTGCTTAGTCCTGAACGAGTACGTGTAAACCGGGCGAGGCAACCCGCGCCAGCTCCTGAGCCAGTTGGGCCCCTACAACTCTGCTGAAACCCTGGCGCTGATACAATGGCTGCGGACCTATAATGAGCGAGCTACTACTAAGGTGCAGGTATGAGGCCTAGAATGCCAACGCCCGGCCGAGGTAGTGGCCTGGCTGCGGCAACTCTTGCCGCAACGCGCGCCCGTACTGCAGGCTCTGCTAAAACAGCTGGTTGTGCAACTGCAAGAACTACCCAGCGCTGGTATTCGCCTGAACCCATTTACTGCACCAAGTACCACAGAGCCACGCCTGCAGGCAGTGCGAAACATCATCGGACAAATTCGCCTGGGGGTTGATGAGCGCAACCGCCTGCGGGGTGCTTCTGAGTTTACCCTAACGGATGCCGCCATCCAGCACCAGCTGTTGCAGATGCTAGACCAGTACGCCACCTTCCAAACCTTAGACTCTGACCTGAGCTCTGCCTACCGGGCTGCTAGCTTAGCCGAGAACATTTACTGGTGCCGCAGCCAACAGCAGGGCGGTAAGCTGCTTGTGTTGGCGCATAACAATGTAGTAGCGGCTACTGGCACTACAGCCCAGCTGTTGCGCGCTACGTACGGGCCCGAGTACGTAACGCTGGGCACGGCCTTCGCCACGGGTAGTTTCCTGACTGACAATGGATTTGGAGGGAAACCAACCGTTACACCCGCAGTGGCTGCCATGCCTGGTAGCTACGAGTACTATTTCCAAACGGCCAAACTACCTCTCTCCTACCTCGATCTTCGTGCCCCTGCGCTCCTGCCCGGTACCCAGTGGCTTTACCAAAACCTGCTGTTGCGCGATGTAGGCCACTCGCCCACTCCCTCCACTTTCCTCCGCCACGAGATCAGGCGAGAATTTGATGCCCTGCTATTCATTCCGGTTTCTACTCCCTTACAGGCTGTGCCCTAGTCCAGTGCTAACTGGCCTAGAAGCCACCCAGCGGGCCAGATACAAATCCGTAAAATCGGGGAAATCCGTCTCAATCCGTGATTACCTTTGCGTTTGTGAGGAAATCAGTAAAGAACATCCCGGCGGAGCTGCTCCGCGAAGTTGAAATCACCGACATGGTGGCCGAAGGCAAATGCCTGGTGCGCCGCGAGAACCTGGTCATTTTTGTGACACAGGTAGCCCCCGGCGACGTAGTAGACCTGCGCGTAACCAAGGCCAAGAAGAACTTTCTGGAAGCCGTACCCACTAAGTTTCATAAGTATTCGGAGCTGCGCGTGACGCCGTTCTGCGAGCATTTTGGTACTTGCGGAGGTTGTAAGTGGCAGCATCTAGCCTACGAAACCCAGCTTAAGTTCAAGCACCAGCAGGTAGCCGACACGCTGCAGCGCATTGGCAAAGTGGCCCTGCCCGAAATTCTGCCCATTCAGGCCTCGCCCGACCAAACGTATTACCGCAACAAGCTAGAGTACACGTTCAGCCACAACGGCTGGCTTACGAATGAGCAGATTGCCAGCGGCCACAATTACGAGCGTCGCGTGCTGGGCTTCCACACCCCGGCCCGTTTCGATAAGATCCTCGACATCAACCACTGCTGGTTGCAGCCCGACCCCAGCAACCAGATCCGCCTGGCGGTGCGCGACTATGCCCTAGAGCATGACCTGCCCTTTAACAACCTGGTTACGCAGGAAGGCTTCCTACGCAACCTCATCATCCGTACGACCAACTCTGGTGACCTGATGGTGATTTTGCAGTGCTACTACGCCCACGACGCGTTGCTGCCGTTGCTGGATTATATCTACGAGCGGTTTCCGCAAATCACCTCACTCAACTACGTGCTCAACGACAAGGGCAATGAAACCTTCCACGACTTGGAGGTGGTGTGCTACAAGGGCGAGCCGTACATACATGAGGAGATGGAAGGCTTGCGCTTCCGCGTGGGGCCAAAGTCGTTCTACCAGACGAACTCTGAAGGGGCCTACAACCTATACAAGATTACGCGCGAGTTTGCTCAGCTGACGGGCTCAGAACTGGTGTATGACCTGTATACCGGCGCTGGCACCATTGCCAACTTTGTGGCGCGGCAGGCCAAGCACGTAGTAGGCGTGGAGTATGTAGAGTCAGCGGTGAAGGATGCCTACATCAACTCCGAAATCAACGGCACAACGAACACCGAGTTCTACGCCGGCGACATGAAAGACGTGCTCAACGCCGAGTTCATTGCCAAGCACGGCCGCCCCGACGTTATCATTACCGACCCACCTCGCGCCGGCATGCACCCCGACGTAATAGCTCGCCTGCTCGAAATGCGCGCGCCCCGCATCGTGTACGTCAGCTGCAACCCCGGCACCCAAGCCCGCGACCTGGAGCTACTGGATGAGGCCTACAAAGTGGTGAAAGTGCAGCCCGTAGATATGTTCCCGCATACCCACCACGTGGAGAACGTGGTGTTGCTGGAGCTACGCTAAGCAGGATGAAGAGCTATACTCTAGCATCTACTATTGCTTTACTAGTAGGCTGGAGTATAGCTATACTTTTCCATGGCATGTTTTCAGTAGTAACAGGAGGCAGTTTGGAAAGTGCTGATACTATTGTTGTAGCGTTTTGGTCATTCCTGTTCATGATGCTGGCGAATGGGCTCTTCGTTCAATGGCCAGAGAAATACATTAGCCGGTACTGTCTTTCACATACTCGACTTAACTTCTTACTTGCCGCAGTAACTTATGCAATAGCATGCTTCTTCACATTGATTGGCTGGCTTTTCCTAAGCACTGAATTTTGGGTAGTTTATATAGATGCGGCACTTATTGGCCTAGGATATGGCTTTTGCTTTCCACGTTTCTGGAAGCGGCCTATTTCTAAAAATGCTACACCAACGCCTCTAATCTGAACGGCAGCATTACCTACTAGACCTCCCTATACTGCCCGACTTTTATCCATCTTGCTTCATGCGAAGAATTGAGTACCTCGATAGTGTCCGCGGACTCGCTGCTTTTGCGGTGGTTATTTATCACTTCACTGGCTGGCGGTGGGCCGAGACGATGGAATTCAAACTGGGTGCCATCGTGTTTAACGGCGCCGACGCCGTATCTCTGTTCTTCGTGCTGAGTGGGCTGGTGCTTTCCTGGAAGTACTTCCACCCTGATGAGTCATTGGCCATAAATGCCGCGCATTACCGCCCCTACGTTATAAACCGAGTGGTGCGGTTGTACCTGCCGTTTTTAGCTGCATTGACGGTGTATTATGTATACGGCCACCGCCATGACCCTCTGCGGCAGTTAGTAACTGAGTTTCTCAAAAACACCTACCATTGGTTTGAGGAGGCGTTGCTGGTGCGGGGCAAGCACGACATTTACGGCCCCGGTTGGACACTAGAGGTGGAAATGGCAGCTTCGCTGTTTGTACCGTTTCTGGCGTTGCTGCTTCGCCACAGCCGGCAGTTGTTTGTGGGGCTTATGTTGGCTGTGTTATTCATTGGTTCAGGCCTGATCTTCTGGGGCATCCAACACTTTTGCTTAGGCATGCTCCTAGCCTACTTTTTCCGTCAGATAGAGGCCTACGATATGCGGCAAGCCTCCTGGTATCGGTACCGCTACCTCGTGTACATTGCCGTACTCGCGCTGTTTTCCATCCGGCATATCACTCGCATCTACCCTATCGGTGACATTGGCAATTACTGGATGGGCATTTTCAGGCTGGATTTGTTTCACTTCACTGGCCTAGCGTCGGCGCTCATGCTGGCCTTTATAATTAACAGGCCGCAGCTACAGCGTTGGCTTACGGTCCGGCCGCTGCTATTTCTGGGGCGCATCTCGTATAGTGTGTACTTAGTACACTGGTTCTTTGTGGCCTACGTGATGGACCACTGGAACAAACTTACGGTTCACCTTCCCGGCCCTACTCAATCTTTTTGGGGTATGCTTGGCCTTACGGTTGTCAGCACCCTTCTTACCGCAACAGTGTTCAATGTGCTGGTAGAGCGGCCGGCTATCCGGTTGGGGCGTAAGCTCTCTGACCGTCTTACCCCCGAGCTTTGCGCATCCAGCACGCTTCTTAACTCTGCTCCCCTATGGACTACACCAACGACCCCGAACTCAACGGCAAATATCTCGGCACCATTACCAAAGACTTTGCGGCCGTTTCTGATACGCTCAGCGAAGCGTCCTCCCAGATCCGCAAGCGGGACATTTCAAAGTACCCCATTTTTGTTTTTGCTCGCCAAGAGGTGCCGCTAGGTGGCCTGTTGATTAACGCCGATGAAGCTAACCTGGAGTGGCACGTTTTTGCCAGCTACTTGGAGCTGTTCGTGCAGCAGGGCATCGTAGGTCAGGAGGGCATTGAGGCCTTCCAGAGTACTTACCGCGACGCGGATGAGTATTGCTGCCTGTTTGTGCTCGATGAGGAATTCACCAACTTCGTGTACATCCCCTACCCGGAAGATTAGGGTCATTGCGAGTGAAACGAAGCAAGGTTCCCTTCTCAAAGCGCGAACCGTCAACAGAACAAAAGCCCTTACCTCCCGTGCGGAGGTAAGGGCTTTTGTTCTGTTGACGCTTGCTAACCGCGAGAAGAATAGAATAGATTACTTCGCTTGGCTCACACTGGCGGTTTCGTTGATTACTCGAAGTGCTGGAATCCCTGCGCGCGAAGCGGTACGGGCTGGCCAGCTTTCGTGATAAGATTAGCGCCTTCGCTCTTGTCCACCATGTGTCCGATGATGGTGATATCGGGGTGGTTTTTGAGCTTATCGTGAGCAGACAACGGCACGGTGAAGAGCAGTTCGTAGTCCTCGCCGCCGTTGAGCATGCACATAATGGGGTCGAGGTTAAACTCCTCGGCTACTTCCAGCGTGGGGTTGGCAATGGGCAGATTTTCGGTGAAGATGCGGGCCCCTGTACCACTGGCCTGGCAGAGGTGCAGTACCTCGGAGGCCAGCCCATCCGAAATATCAATCATGCTGGTGGGCGTCACGCCTAGGTCGCGCAGCTCATGAATTACGTCCATGCGGGCTTCCGGACGGAGCTGGCGCTGCAGCACGTAGGGGTATTTTTCCAGCTCCGGTTGCGTTTCCGGGTCGGCTTGCCAGGCTTGCTTTTCCCGCTCCAGAATCTGTAACCCCAGGAATGCACCGCCCAAGTCGCCGGTTACGCAGATGAGGTCGTTGTGGTGGGCACCACTGCGGCGCACAGCTTTGCCGGCCTCAACCTGGCCTAGCGCCGTGATACCGATGGTGAGCCCTCCGCGGCTGGCAGTGGTGTCGCCGCCTACTAGGTCCACGTTATAGGCTTCACAGGCCAGGCGCATCCCATCATACAGTTCTTCCACGGCTTCCACTGAAAACCGGGCCCCTACGCTTAGCGCCACCACAATTTGGGTGGGCATGGCATTCATGGCGGCAATGTCAGACACGTTTACGGCCACTGCCTTGTACCCCAGGTGCTTGAGTGGGCAGAACGTCAGGTCGAAGTGCACGCCTTCTACCAGCAAATCAGTGCTGATAACAACTTCCTGTCCGGCTGGGGGCGCGAGAATGGCGGCGTCGTCGCCGATGCCCAACACCGTGCTGGGCTGATTGAGAGTAATTGTATTCTGAATTCGGCGAATCAAACCAAATTCACCTAGTTTATTGAGAGGGGTGATATCACTCATGCTGGAAAGCTTAAGATGCGGAATTGAGGAGGCAAGCAGTAGGCCACCTAATGGGCAGCAAAGGTACAACGGTGGCCTATAGTGATGCACTATGTAGCTCTACGCTGTGAGTGTGCCCTATAGGTTAGGCCTACACTATGCCCTCCAACCCTCAGCCTGCCAACTTAGTTTATGCGTAGAACTCAGTGCCTTACCTATTGCGCTATTTCTTGTAGAATTACTATTGGTGGATTGATTGTTTTTGCCAAGATTTTCGTTGGCATCTTGCTGCAACTTCACTTCGTTTGTATGAAAAACATTATCTGGCTTTTGGTAGCCTTGGTTATGGCAACCACTAGTTGTAACCGCAAACCCAAAGCTATTGATCCGGCTTCCAAGGAAGCGGTAAAAACGCAGGTCAATATTCTGCGCGACTCCGTGCGTGACCGGTGGTCAGAAATGGTGACCAGCGACGACGATAAAATCCGGAACGTGCAACAGGTGCTAGTGGCTCTCGAAGCACAGCCCGGCACCGACCGCGCTCAGCTGGAAGGCCTGCAACGCGCCACGGCCCGGCTGAAGGACCGGCGCTACACTCAGGAATCCATGGCCGAGTCGGCGCGGATTGATGCTTACGATTCCGCTCAGGACTCCTTGTTGCAGATTGTTTACCGCATTGCCCTACCCACCGATCGTCAGCCAACGGAATCTGTTAAAGCCCTCACCGATAAAATTCAGGATGCAGATGGCCAGTTAGTTGGGTTCAGGGTGCGCTACGACCAAGCTGCCACGCGCCTCAACAACTACCTGCAGGTACACACCGCTGAACTTGACCAACTAGGTGGCCAATACAGTAAACTGAAACCATTACCGCTGTTTACTCTGCAGGAATAGCCTGCGTGGTTGCCCCTTCATCAGTAGATCCGACGAACTACGTCGGATCTTTTTTTGCTTGGTACTCAGCGGTTCGCGAAAAGCCCCATCCCCCATGCAACCTTCTGGGCTACTTCCTGCTCATTCACCTATTAGTCCACAATCCTACTCCTTC from Hymenobacter taeanensis encodes:
- a CDS encoding erythromycin esterase family protein, which gives rise to MRVPFLLLLLVILPFAVLAQARLNLNFEPEVNRHQPLLLWLSRYNGTGAQEAQLLRVDTVAKAASGRGSLLVDASRFDEPVNGAFYTSITPADSMRGQTVTISAGLRTEGFTGKAFLYAYAQSATIGENGESLASNDNFNSPPPPVSSGWQRVQIQLPVPTATTNLLFGLRFQGQGKVWLDDVRVEWGNGQRYHDQLLPGTEPLVLTAAARRPNWDFEQPRPLLPDPRYLALSDSVTPAHHGRRSLHLKPTAGAVAPYAYLGQVPLDTALRGKTLVVQGYLRGATSPVASFYYTLLIEDNRTGQRRGARSLLRELPLHTAAAAPAEWRAFSVSIPITWNQDFSQLALGVHLGNTGELWVDDLRLLMDGKPYTPPTDAAAVPLPTAAELAWLRQAAVPLRTAAPDGGDVKDLAAFGALTGKAQIIALGEVTHGSREVAQLRHRLTRYLVEQQGVRSLMLEADMGACLVLNEYV
- a CDS encoding gliding motility-associated C-terminal domain-containing protein, producing the protein MRTALLRSCLLLFLWVVAGALPAMATHLLGGEMSYRYLDATGPSNAPYRYRVTVLIYVNADPATSQVPNGRPSIDVGFYNKSQSGNLISRVSLPLSSNSIVTPTQPGGCTTPGTQSLVVRLCRYEATVNLPISFDGYYAVYSDGNRNAGITNLLNSEQYAQQIYVEMAPPLLPNSSPTFSDTAVAVICQGDTTLLVNNAVDPDGDRLIYSFSRPYGGTQAGGGATLPNIFQGNPPVVPYNAGYSQTNPFGPGPGSYAFLNASTGLSRYAAPRLGAYVVAVEVKEYRTINGKEVLIGSTRREIQLVVRTCPANNAPVFTAAPQTTHVYTVQEGQPVNFNLSATDPDGNPINLKATSVLLDGSGGYDATFGGNPGTVVPGNPTGSATIQGTGGRVNAQFVFNTRCGNARTTPYDVVVTATDVACGAKSVADVFQIYVTKAAGPNRIIGDTIICDRSQTLIYTVGGPGAYSYLWSIRGGAIQGGNTGAAVQVVWGTTGVGRLVLRGVSAFGCTSDSVVRNIDLRPAGALAVSPGVSVCPGSATTLTATGGTTYTWTGGGQTFTGPSITVSPAQTTTYTVTTSDGVCTASRQTTVTVNPAALANTGTDQTACPGSSVTLGAAALPGYTYLWSPAPGLSSTASAQPVFTIPATATAGQVYTFTLTATTAQGCSATGTVRVTVNPPAIANAGPNAAVCDGQRVTLGTPALPGYTYQWSSANGLSSTSVAQPVFTATNRTQAPVTFTFVLTASAAQTCAATSTVTVTVNPRPEADSIQGSQSVCPTIQGVAYAIKNPRATAYQWLVTGGTIASGQGSSAITVNWGAATTTGSVKVFRLNAQGCSSDTVTLPVRVNQQLTTQKPTGPLQVCQGDGPFTYQTSYTNGSTYAWQILGGTQVSTNQASVLVNWTRTGLVKLVVTESSNPAGGRCFGQSDTLYVNVLPSPATTLAIAGPSRICAGSGTISFSLPGAATSTYAFALNGAVLTGTGNTITLPTPAVSATPYTVTIRETNANGCVGQPCTKTFLVVPPLAITGPPSYCPEARTGLAYAATAVVGGNYQWTITGGTITSGQGTSAVRVDIPAGSTNATLSVTETTGASCAATLTIRPDNATVALNSASVELGDDRKITLALNVPNTTGNGNRVQILRRDAGSTSAYSNVGNTANTATTFTDNAVDADAKAYQYRIDLVNACGTVLNSQEHTTILAKATATQSTGGRDVGEAQVTWSAYQGFSVKEYRVLRSADNGSAELIATVPATTLQFALPSSTVGFNQCFRVQAVSTDATPRTSNSNDACVNFANPLAFYNIITPNGDGKNDVLTIDNVALYPSNTLTIFNRWGKEVYSATNYRNTFGGQDQGAGMYYYLFKLQDGTTYKGWFEIAK
- the rlmD gene encoding 23S rRNA (uracil(1939)-C(5))-methyltransferase RlmD; amino-acid sequence: MRKSVKNIPAELLREVEITDMVAEGKCLVRRENLVIFVTQVAPGDVVDLRVTKAKKNFLEAVPTKFHKYSELRVTPFCEHFGTCGGCKWQHLAYETQLKFKHQQVADTLQRIGKVALPEILPIQASPDQTYYRNKLEYTFSHNGWLTNEQIASGHNYERRVLGFHTPARFDKILDINHCWLQPDPSNQIRLAVRDYALEHDLPFNNLVTQEGFLRNLIIRTTNSGDLMVILQCYYAHDALLPLLDYIYERFPQITSLNYVLNDKGNETFHDLEVVCYKGEPYIHEEMEGLRFRVGPKSFYQTNSEGAYNLYKITREFAQLTGSELVYDLYTGAGTIANFVARQAKHVVGVEYVESAVKDAYINSEINGTTNTEFYAGDMKDVLNAEFIAKHGRPDVIITDPPRAGMHPDVIARLLEMRAPRIVYVSCNPGTQARDLELLDEAYKVVKVQPVDMFPHTHHVENVVLLELR
- a CDS encoding erythromycin esterase family protein, whose protein sequence is MAWLRQLLPQRAPVLQALLKQLVVQLQELPSAGIRLNPFTAPSTTEPRLQAVRNIIGQIRLGVDERNRLRGASEFTLTDAAIQHQLLQMLDQYATFQTLDSDLSSAYRAASLAENIYWCRSQQQGGKLLVLAHNNVVAATGTTAQLLRATYGPEYVTLGTAFATGSFLTDNGFGGKPTVTPAVAAMPGSYEYYFQTAKLPLSYLDLRAPALLPGTQWLYQNLLLRDVGHSPTPSTFLRHEIRREFDALLFIPVSTPLQAVP